A single genomic interval of Bradyrhizobium sp. AZCC 1693 harbors:
- a CDS encoding class I SAM-dependent methyltransferase, with translation MDDWIDYYDSTHTIYASKLHRDLHFQIIARDIIGYISSPDAVVLDYACGEALSAAKVADACGKLYLAEPAPGVRGRLIARFAPNTKIRVRSLDDLRKMDETVDLVVMNSVAQYMTPDELDSALAVMRRLLKPNGRLVLGDILRPEVGMARDVLALLKFARAHGFLKDALYGLASTALSDYRQLRTRVGLQRYREDEMIEKLAAAGFTASRAHLNIGHNPWRMTFVARHAFQRT, from the coding sequence ATGGATGATTGGATCGACTATTACGATTCCACGCATACGATTTATGCGAGCAAGCTGCATCGCGACCTGCATTTCCAGATCATCGCGCGCGACATCATCGGCTACATCTCCTCGCCCGACGCCGTCGTGCTGGACTATGCATGCGGCGAGGCGCTGTCGGCCGCCAAGGTGGCGGACGCCTGCGGCAAGCTGTATCTGGCCGAGCCGGCGCCCGGCGTCCGCGGACGGCTGATCGCGCGCTTTGCGCCGAACACCAAGATCCGCGTTCGCTCGCTGGATGATCTGCGGAAAATGGACGAGACGGTCGATCTCGTCGTCATGAATTCGGTCGCGCAATACATGACGCCGGACGAACTGGATTCGGCGCTCGCCGTCATGCGCCGGCTGCTGAAGCCCAACGGCCGCCTGGTGCTGGGCGACATCCTGCGGCCCGAAGTCGGCATGGCCAGGGACGTGCTGGCGCTATTGAAATTCGCACGCGCTCACGGCTTCCTGAAAGACGCCCTGTATGGCCTTGCGAGCACGGCGCTGTCGGACTACCGGCAGCTGCGCACCCGCGTCGGGCTGCAGCGCTACCGCGAAGACGAGATGATCGAAAAACTCGCCGCCGCCGGCTTTACCGCCTCGCGCGCGCATCTCAACATTGGCCACAACCCGTGGCGGATGACATTTGTGGCGCGCCACGCTTTCCAGCGCACCTGA
- a CDS encoding cupin domain-containing protein, with protein MSVVSADIEPLTFNFEDDGLVPNSPMPFLVYKGAVDVANDHPEKTIEGLFGANGWGAMWRNGVYDYLHYHSTVHEALGVARGHARVQFGGDRGKPLDISAGDVAILPAGTGHQLISASEDFCVVGAYPPGPPMQITRPTPGNHAKALKTIPQVKLPKTDPVQGENGPLVRLWKRSAA; from the coding sequence ATGTCCGTCGTCAGCGCCGATATCGAGCCCCTCACCTTCAACTTCGAGGATGACGGCCTCGTGCCGAACAGCCCGATGCCGTTCCTGGTCTACAAGGGCGCGGTCGATGTCGCCAACGATCATCCGGAAAAGACCATCGAGGGGCTGTTCGGCGCCAATGGCTGGGGCGCGATGTGGCGCAACGGCGTGTACGATTATCTGCACTACCATTCGACCGTGCATGAGGCGCTCGGCGTCGCCCGTGGGCATGCGCGGGTGCAGTTCGGCGGTGACCGCGGCAAGCCACTCGATATCTCTGCCGGCGACGTCGCGATCCTGCCGGCGGGGACCGGGCATCAGTTGATCTCGGCAAGCGAGGACTTTTGTGTGGTCGGCGCCTATCCTCCGGGGCCCCCGATGCAGATCACGCGGCCGACGCCGGGAAACCATGCGAAGGCGTTGAAGACCATCCCGCAAGTAAAGCTGCCGAAGACCGATCCGGTGCAGGGAGAGAATGGCCCGCTGGTCCGGCTATGGAAGCGCAGCGCGGCTTAA
- a CDS encoding Crp/Fnr family transcriptional regulator, protein MAAENHILSLLDASALALLKPHMRTIAVEHGELLHNSSSEIEFAFFPRSCIISVLASTDQGATAETSIVGREGMIGSSTIHGITTSFADSIVQVAGEAVRIPAAEVHRAGRESESFRKTVALFDLSLLAQSQQSTACQALHQVENRAARWLMQCRKRLGSNDIRLTQEFFGQMLGVQRTTINLVERTLQNAGLIQIGRGRISILDAKGLEAVSCDCYERIEKRYEELLGPLE, encoded by the coding sequence GTGGCCGCTGAAAATCACATTCTGAGCTTGCTGGATGCTTCAGCGCTGGCCCTGCTGAAACCGCACATGCGAACGATTGCGGTCGAACATGGCGAGTTGCTCCACAACTCATCGTCGGAAATCGAGTTCGCCTTTTTCCCGCGCTCCTGCATCATTTCCGTTCTCGCCAGCACCGACCAGGGCGCGACCGCCGAGACCTCCATCGTCGGCCGCGAGGGCATGATCGGATCCTCCACCATCCACGGCATCACGACTTCGTTTGCAGATTCGATCGTGCAGGTCGCCGGCGAAGCCGTCCGCATCCCTGCCGCGGAAGTTCATCGGGCCGGACGGGAGAGCGAAAGCTTCCGAAAGACCGTTGCTTTGTTCGATCTCTCCTTGCTCGCGCAGTCGCAGCAATCGACCGCCTGCCAGGCGCTGCACCAGGTGGAAAACCGGGCGGCGCGCTGGCTCATGCAGTGCAGGAAACGGCTGGGCAGCAACGACATCCGCCTGACCCAGGAGTTCTTCGGACAGATGCTCGGGGTTCAACGCACCACCATCAATCTGGTCGAGCGCACCCTGCAGAATGCCGGTCTCATTCAGATCGGCCGGGGCCGCATTTCCATCCTCGACGCCAAGGGGCTGGAGGCTGTCTCATGCGACTGTTACGAGCGCATCGAGAAGCGGTACGAGGAGCTATTGGGCCCGCTCGAGTAA
- the carA gene encoding glutamine-hydrolyzing carbamoyl-phosphate synthase small subunit, which translates to MTTSENASAWPDHKPTALLVLADGTVLEGFGLGAEGHAVGEVCFNTAMTGYEEILTDPSYAGQLITFTFPHIGNVGTNDEDIETVNMAATPGARGMILRSAISDPSNYRATKHLDQWLRARGIIGLFGIDTRALTALIRSKGMPNAVIAHAKNGQFDLHGMKEEAREWPGLEGMDLVPMVTSAQRFTWDETPWAWEKGFGRQSEPEFNVVAIDYGIKRNILRLLAGEGCKVTVVPATTSADDILAMKPDGVFLSNGPGDPAATGKYAVPVIQQVIESGTPTFGICLGHQMLGLAVGARTMKMHQGHHGANHPVKDETTGKVEITSMNHGFAVDQATLPEGATQTHISLFDGSNCGIELKGKPVFSVQYHPEASPGPRDSHYLFKRFADLMRANKRA; encoded by the coding sequence ATGACAACATCTGAAAACGCCTCAGCCTGGCCGGACCACAAACCGACCGCGCTCCTCGTGCTTGCCGACGGTACCGTGCTGGAGGGCTTTGGCCTCGGCGCGGAAGGCCACGCCGTCGGCGAGGTCTGCTTCAACACCGCGATGACCGGCTATGAGGAGATCCTGACAGATCCCTCCTATGCCGGGCAGCTCATCACCTTCACCTTCCCGCATATCGGCAATGTCGGCACCAATGACGAAGATATCGAAACGGTGAACATGGCGGCGACGCCGGGCGCGCGCGGCATGATCCTGCGCTCGGCCATATCAGATCCATCGAACTACCGCGCGACAAAACATCTCGACCAGTGGCTGCGCGCCCGCGGCATCATCGGCCTCTTCGGCATCGATACCCGCGCGCTGACCGCGCTGATCCGCTCCAAGGGCATGCCGAATGCGGTGATCGCCCACGCCAAGAATGGCCAGTTCGATCTGCATGGCATGAAGGAAGAGGCGCGCGAATGGCCGGGCCTCGAAGGCATGGACCTGGTGCCGATGGTCACATCCGCCCAGCGCTTCACCTGGGACGAAACGCCATGGGCCTGGGAAAAGGGTTTTGGCCGGCAGAGCGAACCGGAGTTCAACGTGGTCGCGATCGACTACGGCATCAAGCGCAACATTTTGCGGCTGCTCGCCGGTGAAGGCTGCAAGGTCACGGTGGTGCCGGCGACCACATCGGCCGACGACATTCTGGCAATGAAGCCGGACGGCGTTTTCCTGAGCAACGGCCCGGGCGACCCGGCCGCCACAGGCAAATACGCGGTGCCTGTCATCCAGCAGGTGATTGAATCGGGCACGCCGACCTTCGGCATCTGCCTCGGTCACCAGATGCTGGGGCTCGCCGTCGGCGCCAGGACCATGAAGATGCACCAGGGCCATCACGGCGCCAATCATCCGGTCAAGGACGAGACCACCGGCAAGGTGGAGATCACCTCCATGAACCATGGCTTTGCCGTGGATCAGGCGACGCTGCCGGAAGGCGCGACACAGACCCACATCTCGCTGTTCGACGGCTCCAATTGCGGCATCGAGCTCAAGGGCAAGCCGGTATTCTCGGTGCAGTATCACCCCGAAGCCTCGCCGGGCCCGCGCGACTCGCACTATCTGTTCAAGCGGTTTGCCGATCTGATGCGGGCGAACAAGCGGGCATAA
- a CDS encoding Dps family protein has product MSKTNNKAGKVSPDLDTPTDLAPAAVEKISASLNTLLADAFALYLKTKNFHWHVSGRHFRDYHLLLDEQSEAIFATTDQLAERVRKLGGITLRSIGQITKLQTIQDNNEAYVPPREMLRELMEDNKHMAAAMRKAHKLADDNEDRGTAQLLELFIDETERRTWFLFEASRQEGANAA; this is encoded by the coding sequence GTGAGCAAAACCAACAATAAGGCCGGCAAGGTTTCCCCCGATCTCGACACACCGACCGACCTGGCGCCGGCCGCCGTCGAGAAGATTTCGGCTTCGCTCAACACCCTGCTGGCGGACGCCTTCGCGCTCTACCTGAAGACCAAGAACTTCCATTGGCATGTCAGCGGCCGGCATTTCCGCGATTATCACCTGTTGCTCGACGAACAATCGGAAGCGATCTTCGCCACCACCGACCAGCTCGCCGAACGGGTGCGCAAGCTCGGCGGCATCACGCTCCGTTCGATCGGGCAGATCACCAAGCTGCAGACCATCCAGGACAACAACGAGGCCTATGTGCCGCCGCGCGAAATGTTGCGCGAGCTGATGGAAGACAACAAGCACATGGCGGCGGCGATGCGCAAGGCGCACAAGCTCGCCGATGACAATGAGGACAGGGGCACCGCGCAGTTGCTGGAGCTGTTCATCGACGAGACCGAGCGCCGCACCTGGTTCCTGTTCGAGGCCAGCCGTCAGGAAGGCGCCAACGCGGCCTGA